Below is a window of Senegalia massiliensis DNA.
GAGATACTTAATTGAGGGAATTTTAATACTTTATATAGAAGTTTATAATTTCAAAATAATAGAGAAATATGCAACGAAAATATTTTTATTGCATATTAAAAATGAAAGTAATAATTATTAAGTTAATGGTCGTTTATATTAGGGGGGATTGTATGATATTTTTTCAAATTGTAATTGAAATTATCTTGTTCTTTTTTGTATTTTTTATGACTTTTCAGATTACAACAATCATTCATGAGTTTGGTCATGCTATACCAGCATTAATCTTAACTAGAGATAGAGTAAAAATAACATTAGGTAGATTAGATAAAAATAATAAAAAGTTTAAACAAATAAGCTTAAGAAGATTAGACATTGAAATTAAAAGTTTTAGTCCTTTCATAGGATTTGCACATTGGAAATCATCTCAGCTTACAAAATACCAAAGGATAGTTATTCTTGCTGGTGGACCAATTTTTTCTCTAGTTCTTGCTATTATAATGGTATTTATAAGTATAGGTTCAGAAGGTAAATTCTTAATGGGAATATTTAATTTTAAAGAAATAACTATACTAGCGAGAAATATAGCATTAGTATCATTTTTATTTACATCTATTCCAATAATATATCCAAATTGGTGGGGGGATTATGGCGATTATCCTAGTGACGGACATCAGATATTAAAATTAATTAAAGATAATGAAATTAATTAAGACATACTTTTTTAAACTATGTAGTATGATAAGGTGAAATTGAGTTTACATAAGTGACTGACGAATTCATTTTACCCACTAGTTATGAAATCTCGTATGTGGTCAAATATAGATCCTAAATTGAATAAAGCTCAATTCAAGGTAGGATTTTATAGCTCTATTATTTTAATTTATTTTGTTGATATAAATTAAAATAATATATTAATAGTACTAATTAATGCATGTGCTACCTTATTTATAATGTTTGGATTTCTAATGGGAGGGATTTGAGCTCCATTAATCCTAGTAATAAAAATGATTTTGCGTTTTATACCACTTTCTTGGATTTACAGATTAATGTCTTCTTTATTTTTATAATTAAAAGTTTTTTTATTATGATTATATTAAAAAAATATATAGATTAGCATATTAATATAAAAAGATATTGACAATATAAAAAGAATAGTATAATATAAGGATGAACAATGTTCAGGAGGGACATAAAGAGTGGAAAACTATAATGTAAATTATAAAGAGATTATCTTATCTAAAGCTAAAGAAATTGCCATGAATGAAGGTATAATCAAAATAAATATCCGTACTGTAGCAAAAAACAGTGGTATTGCTATTGGAACAGTATATAACTATTTTCCCTCAAAGGGTGATTTGCTAGTAGCTGTTATTGAAGACTTCTGGGAAGGAGTTTTTAAGGATATTGATTGGAGAGGTTTAGCAGATAATAATTTTTATGACAATCTAGAAAAAGTTTATAGTGTTTTACATGATTATCTTCACAACTTTAAAGAGAATTGGCTAGAACAGTTGGCTCTGCTAAAAACACAGGAGAAATTAATTGGAAGACAAAAAGAAGATGAATATTTCCAAAAGATGTATAGTAAAATAATATTATTAATAGATATGGATAGTAATTTACAACAATATCAATGGTCGCAAACTATTTCAAAAGAAAATATGGCAGAGTTTATATTCGAAAATATGCTAATTATGCTTAAAAAAGAAAAAGGGGATATGAAATTTTTTATTGAACTCTTAAAAAAAATAATGTCAAATTGAAATCATACTAGGTATGATTTTTTATTTGAACAATCATGAACAATGTTCACTAATATATTAAGGGGTGATTAGATGCAAGCTATCATGGAAACTTTATTTGATGCATTATATTTGACTAGTGTAATTACTATAGGGATTATAATGATATTAAAGGGTGGAAATAATAAACAATTTAAATTATTTGGAATTATGGCAGTTGTACTAGGAGTAGGAGACTCTTTTCATTTAATACCTAGAGCATATGCTCTTCTTACTACAGGTCTAGAAAATAATGTTGCTGCACTCGGAATCGGGAAGTTTATTACATCTATTACGATGACAATTTTTTATGTGATTCTATATTATATATGGAGACAACGTTATAATATTAAAGGACGTAAAGAGATTACATTTACTATTTATGCTTTGGCTATTGTAAGAATAATATTATGTTTTTTACCTCAAAATGAATGGTTAAACCACAATTCACCTGTTTCATGGGGAATATATAGAAATATCCCATTTGCCATTATAGGAATTATAATTATATATATATTCAATTCAGAAGTTAAAAAACATGGTGATAAAAATTTTAAATTTATGGCTTTAGCTATTATACTATCTTTTGCATTATATGTACCAGTTGTATTATGGAGCAATGTATTTCCATTAGTCGGTGTACTAATGATACCTAAAACTCTTGCTTATGTTTGGATAGTACTT
It encodes the following:
- a CDS encoding TetR family transcriptional regulator, giving the protein MENYNVNYKEIILSKAKEIAMNEGIIKINIRTVAKNSGIAIGTVYNYFPSKGDLLVAVIEDFWEGVFKDIDWRGLADNNFYDNLEKVYSVLHDYLHNFKENWLEQLALLKTQEKLIGRQKEDEYFQKMYSKIILLIDMDSNLQQYQWSQTISKENMAEFIFENMLIMLKKEKGDMKFFIELLKKIMSN